TGTCCGTATGGAAGAGATCCAttttgatttaccaaaaaagggAACTAAATATTGTTTAGGCCAGCCTGAGGCACTATCCTAAAATCAAATCTCATAAAGGCCTGTCTGGATATTTTGAAAAGGttgaaaaagtacaaaaaatggaaagatttctattgatacatacaataattatttaattagctCATAAATTTTTCCATAGATCAACAGTAGAAGAAATATGCAGAATGATAACACCGAGAAATCAAAAAGATGTATAAGCAATTTTATTTCTGGAACGACTCATTGATCAAATCCAGGATCAGCTACACCCTAAAATTGACGATAAATAACAGTTATTTTGAATGGATAGtatgcaaatcaaattcatttTACGAATCTTAGCTCTGCCTTGAAGATGGACTTTTTAGACATTCACTGGATTAGCAGTTCTAAATTCTTTGAAGTTCTTATCTCTAAATTGGAATCAACCTTGGCATTAATTATCACCATTGCAAATGCTTTCTTCACTGTCCATTATGCAAAGGCTTTCAACACAGCCCTAAATATTTGCCACATGGCGGCTTTGTTGGTGCTCAAAATCTGGTCATATATTCCCATCAACACGTATCCATATAGTAAGTAGCAATTCAAAAGAGTTCTCCATGGGGCAATATTAAAGTTTGAGTTCTGTGGTTGAAAAGTAAGCAATGGCCTCTTTGATTTGAGGGCGAATACACGAGGGTAGAAGGATAATATGGCTGAGATGAGCCTTTAAATTGACAAGTAATTAATCCAAAGGATGATATATGGAACATAAATTGGTTAGCTTTTTAACCTTGATTCAGCAGAGTGGAGATAAGACCAATATTCCATGACAAGCTGCCCAAATAGTGATCCCTCTTTCTTCATTAACTTAATTGGCTCTTCAAACTCTTCTAGTTTTCCTGAAAaatgcatggttttaaaaacTCAAGCAATCAATATCAACCTAGCACTTAAAAACCTCAAAACTACCAAAGAAGTATACAATTCAattcagcattttttttatatataatgtgATTATTTGAAACAGAAATTAGTTCTTTTTCCTTGACAACTGTTACAGTGGTTCAAGATATGAAGTTTACCATCTCTCAAGACGAGTACCATTGTGCAATCCATGACGGTTGGTACTCTGTGGGCTACTGTGACCACCGTACAATCTGCAAATTCAGTCCTTATGGTTTTCTGGAGGATGGAATCTGTTAAATTGTCTATTGAGGCAGTGGCCTCATCAAGCACCAGTATCCGACTTCTTCTTAATATAGCACGGCCTAAACAGAATAACTGTCGCTGTCCCATACTCCAATTTGATCCATCTTCTAACACTGCAATTTCAGGTTGTTAATGGTTAATAGTTCTTTTACAAAACAATAGAAGTTACAGTAAtattaagagggaaaaaaaggcaTTCCTCATGTGAAATACCTTACCTAAAGAATCCAAACCGCCCTCTTTCTCTTGTATAGCCTCTTGAAGCTGGCATTTTCCAAGAACCTTTCAGGAAATGAAAGGTTAAAGAGTTAGAAGAAGAAGTAAGCAATTACCATGTCTAACCTCTAACTTACTTGGACtcaaagatattttatttgttgtagtAGAGCTCAAAGACTGCTGCATCCATTCTGGTTTTGTACCAGACCACACATGATTTGACTGAAGACAAACTGACCAACTTGCTAATATATGGCTCCCAACAGAAAATGCTTAACTTATGTAGATTAAATTTCTGGTGTCATGGTATGGGGATAATTTAAGCCTTCATCTTGAGGGGTTTGAGTCATTTGACAAAATAGTTCCATTCTTAAAGAAGCCATGTTATAAAATGTATCCTACCTCCCATATTTCTTGGTCATTGTGTTGTGATAAGGGATCCAAATTATATCTCAAGGTCCCATTAAATAGAGTAGGGTCCTGAGGTATGATCCCAATACATGACCTTAGGTCATGGAGACCAATTGTTGAGATGTCAAGGCCATCTATGATGATTTTTCCACCTGAAGGCTCCACAAGACGAAACAAAGCACTGATCAGAGTCGTCTTGCCGCTGCCAGTTCGACCAACAATCCCGAGTTTATGGCCTCCTTCAAATGTGCGACTGATTCCATGAAGAACAAGTTGAGTGTTTGGCCTATATCTGATATGCTTGAAATCAATTTTCCCTGTAAATTAGTCTTGAAGAacacacacaacacaacacatgcAAAAAACCTTCAAATCATTGATCTTCACTTTACCCATGGCAGGCCAACTTGGTGGGGGTTGGTTCCCTTCTATCACTTCAGGGGCTTCACCAGGTATATGCGTGTATTGGTTCAGCCTTTCTACAGATATTATATAATTTGCTAGTATACACAGGTTTTGAATAGACAAAACGAGAGAGAGGTCTAATGCAAGACCATAAGACAGTGCCATTCCAATAAATCCTGCCATTGGAAGATTTGTAACCAAATGGTTCATTAGAAAACCTCATGTGCATGAGTCTAAAATTATCATCTCAGCATTGCAAACAGTGAGATATactctgttatctcattggcCTAAAAGGTGACGCATGGCCTTGAGGGAGTATAAGCCTTATGAGCATGGTTATAAATATTCAAATCCATAACACATAAGAAGTTCATATAAAATAGTATGAGAACCATCATAAGAATAACATAATTTAGGACAGATGTTTACAGTAGCACAGAAATTGTTATTTGAGAAAGATCTTTATCAAACTCATCAAAACCACTTCTCACAATCATCAGAATAGTGAAGTAGGTGGGTTGGCCAATATATTAGAAGGTGGTAAAATCTAAGTAGGCTACGATTGTGGTGCCTGAACTCAAAGTCTCTGCATTCTTAGAATTTATATCAATATTTAATCACATATAATGATCTTAGAAGGTTCTCCATTTGCCAGAGATGGATTGCAGTAATCAATATGCCTCCCTCTCCAACTATATGAAGTGACTCTAAATAAATATACATCTTAAGTGTTACAAAAAATTTTGTTCTTACATGTGCCTTTCCAAAATCAGAAATCCAGAAAATAGAAAGGTAAAGGACCCTTTATAACCACTGCAGAGAACCTGCAAAATTTTGACATCAATTTGTCAAATAAATGAAACACGGACATCATCAAATATGCACCAACTCTCGATGCCATTTCCATAACCAATTGCTTCAACCTGGAAAACAGATTTCTCCCCACAAGCTTAGAAGAGCCCCGTATAAGTAAATGCAGAGATCTGAGCCATGCCAGCATCACACATCTGCATCCATTTTCTCCACTCATCTGCTTTTCTTCCTCCAACTGCAATACACCTCCAGAACCTCATCGAGATTCTAAATGAGGAAACCTTTCAAGGATGAAGATTAGGCTGGGCTAATGGGTTGGGTGGTACTGTGTTGATATTCTCTTGGGGGGTAGCTTCCGCAAGATGTAGAGGACAAGTGCTGATGGCAGGACCTCAGCCAGCTGTTTTGGCAATAAAAATATCATAGAATCTAAGAAAAGCATGGATGctgaagaattgaaatttgggGTAAATAAATCATTGACTTAATTCATTACCATGTAATAGATGAAGTTCAAGACTGGATGATACAACACGTCGAGGGATGCATATGAGTCAAAAGCAGATAATGCGTCCTGCAATTCATGAATCCCAAGTTAATACCAGTGTTGGTGCATGAATCCAACTCCTTGCAGCCTAAGAAAATATTTCCAGtgcaagttaaagaaaatgcaCTGAATGCAAATGAAGAATTATAATGAGGTTTACAATCAAGTAGGTGGCTATATTGAGCAACTTTAGGGAAATAAGAGAAAGCTGATGCACAAAAGATAACTTGGATCATTCAAAGGCATAAGTTGTAGCTACATGCTTCATATTTGCCTGGATTTTTCACTCCCAAAAATATAGGCATCCCTGCCTCCCCACATCAATCCCTGAGTTTCTTATCCAAACCCATTGATCACAAAGGGGGAGCAATAGAAAGAACTCACAGTGGGTTTAGAGTTAATCAGGCTAGAACTGATGACTTCCAGCACGTCAAGGTGCCACTCTTGACTCTATACTAAGTTATACCCCTTCCCATCCCCCATCGAGAAATATAACTGACTAATCCTAAGGCAAAGGGTGAGGAACTCAAACATCACTATTCCTGAACAACTTGGAGTCGGGCCTTCTTTTCACACAATTACAGCTATGAAAATGCATACACCAAAGAGTTGTGCAAGTAGAACTTGTTAAAACAGCAGAATCCCTAGTGTTGATATGCCATTTTTCAAAGCCAATAATGACTTCTTAAACATAACCAGGTCAGCACCGCTACGAGATAACTGATTTTATCATACAAGACATGGTACACGGTACAGTCTCTGAAGTTGCCTCTCTGGGTAGCAAAGCAGAAATTATAATTATTCTAACAAAGGGTGGTGGCCTCATGCTTTCTTGTTGAGAGTTATGAACTACAAATGCAAATATTTCTCCTCTCACAAGTGCTACCAGATCCCTCAACTAATTTACAGAAGTGCTCCAAGTATTTTTcataaccatagttgtcaagggcCTAAAGGTGTCGCctagacgccatgacaactatgttcaTAATAAATTAAAACATTCCCCTTTCCATGTGTGCTAAGTATTGATTAAAAGTTAAACAAGACCTCCGGTGAGCTCAAACAGGTACCAAAGCTACTGATCGTATCCTATTTTCCCCCCAGTTTAAGGGTTCACAACAAAAGACAAAACATTGGTCCCAGTGGTGCATAGGCTGGTCCACTAGGTACACCTTTTCTAtagcctcatgcactaggtacACCTTTTCAGTTGTCTGTGTGCTAGTACCTAGtacacgaggctcctgccattgcagggtctggggagggtcataatgtatgcagccttacccccgctttgcTGAGAGGCTGTTTCTCATGGTGGAACAGCCTACGAACAACCCAATTGGTCCCTTTAAATGAAAAACTCAGATCAATTCTCATAGACCTGACAATCTACAACATTTGTTGCAGTTAAGTAGTCGCACACAAACAACTGAAATACATTGACACCACAAAGCAACTTCAGCCAATACCATGACAGAGCATAACTTTAGTCATTTCTGACATTCATTCCTATGAATGATGATATTGCATGCAGTTTCATCCATGATAGGATTTGGAATCTGATATACCTTGCTGTGATGAACAGAGGGGTAACGATCTCGACTCTTTTAAGCTTAGCCAAAATCCCACAGTTGCAGGTTTGAATTTATGATCACACAAGTGACAAGGCTACATCATAATCCCAAGGTTTACAATTGCCTGACtgaaaattcttcttcttttctttcatttttgaaaaatttaaggttttgttttatttttagccAAGAAAACTCGAACTGagatagaaaagaaagataaatctCTCCCCCAAGGACAGATCAGATAATTTAGATTGTCTTATCAGCTTTTCACCCTTATGATCTCCTAAAGTGACTCATTAAAAGATGATTCCAGGAAGCTTGTATTTTGTGCCATGAGATGCATGACATAGGAGGCACTTTGAGACTGAGCACTTTTGTAAGGTCCTGTGATCCTGAAGGAAGTTTTGTTGCAGAAGCAACTAGGCTGTTTCTTTTCAAGCATTATAAGTAGGTTTTTCGCAAAGTATTTAACAAATATTAGACCATGAAACCACATACTCACCACAAAGCATCTGATAAGAAAGCAGGTGAAACATATTGCAGTAACTGATCCAACCTGCAataacacacacatacacacacccAACATTAGAGCCTCAAAATAACAGAAGTTAATCCAAAATAAATTGAGAATTTACTCAAATAGGAAGCAAAGGGAATGTGAACTTTACTGGTAACCATCACCTGTCTGATTAAAGGAACAACATGGATGCAAACATTTAGATTGACTTAGCTAGACCCCATATGTGACAGACAAGGTTGGACACAAATGCatatcttatttttcttttaaaatatgCATTTAAATCATATTAACTTAATATTTCCATTGTTCTtctgcaggcattctctatacAGTTTATATTGTGCATTCCACTataattatttttcacttttccatAAGATGCCAAAGGACGCATGCATGAGATCATTTCTGTTCAAAATTTCTGCAGTACAAACATATTATTTCCAGGATAGTACTCTAAAATCCTCCACTGCTGTAGGTGCACCTCATTCTCTTCCAAAATGTTCCTTGTATTGCTTTACGGCACACTAAGTGCAAAATATGGCAAGTTCCAATTCTTGTTTGAAAATAATGTAACTCATACAACttaactcaaccttatcccaaccaaatgggattggctacatggatcctttttctcCATTCAGCTGTATTCAAACTTCAAATCCATACTCGTTACTAgtcatgtctttcctcaccacttctgttccaaaacacaaaaccaatTCCATGTTCAGTGACTATACTACTACTTCACATTAGCCctctaggggaaaaaaaatctgactTCACaaggaacaaaaataaaaatgataaattatttCTCTGGCATCTGCAAAAGTAGATTATTCCATTCAGTAGTATGCCTCTTATTCTCTTCATTACAAGTTGAGAGGCCCAATTAGCCTTCTGTTATCCCTATGGTTCCTGTTCCATGGAAATTGGAGCTGGCCAGATTCAGTTAAGTCATACTCCAATGTTCAACATCGATCATTAATGCCATTAAGAATTTCTAGGATAATACTGGTAAGATACATGATTTGCTGGTTAAACCCACTGCAAAATCAGATATTTATCCTATTTACTACATAGTGGTATAACAGTATTAGCTCTCATATGCTGACCCCGCAGATCATTTCCCCAACAATGTggatttagtttcctttttatattaaaattttgatagaatttCGTTTCTCAATTGCTTAAATTGTAAAGGTCTTATTTGCTAACCCAATATTTTCCTCAATCTAAtgaaataaaagcaaaataaataaaattttctgaaACATATACCCTGTGCCAAGATTTGTGACCATTATGATAGCATCAATGCTATCACATCAGATGGTTGAACCGATGAGTTAAAAGCACACACCTCATGGAGCTTCTTTCTTCGCCCTTTAGATTCAATAGGGAAGTGCCTCAGCATGAAAAATAGTCTACAAGTAGAACAAAGTATATGTACATAACTCCAGTAGATCCAAAACCATTTACCATAAACAGAGCATACACTTAACACGAATCTGGATTAATTGCGGATGCTATAAAATTGAGAAGACTCACTTCCCTCCATACAAAAGGAAACCGAGTGCTGCAGCAAATGATACAActggaaagaaaatgaacaaaaacttGCACATCAACAAGTGAAGATATTACATAAAAATATTAAGGGAAGAGTCTGAAGTACCACCATGAGATCCCTTAGACTGTAAAAAGATAAAGCTATAGTTCCAATGACAAACCTGCAATAAATATCTTTCCAATGGCTTCCACAACACTGTTGTCATTTATCCACAGGTATATCCAAAGACAAACCTGATCAAATTATCTAAGTTAGACCATACAGGATGGATAACAAACAATAGAGGCATTAGAATACCTAAAGCACTAATCAAGGTTCAACTACTGAATATATGTAACTGACTAATCCCCTCGAAGATATAAATTTGTACAAACCACATGGTTGTGCAACTAGCACAGCATGCAAAAAGCAATAACAAATAGCAACCAAATCAGAGATGTTAGAAGGTGCCAGGTATCTGAGAAGGCCTTTGGATTGTTGCAGCCAAGACCCAGGGTCGAGTCCCACCTTtactcttccccccccccccccccttttacccCAATACAAAAGTGAATGTAATCACCACCCTATAAGATGAAAGAGCAGAGACATTAGACTACATGCAGTGAAGCTTATGTAGCAAAGTAAAACAAGGACGTGCAAATGCAAGAAGGTGCTCAATTGGATGAAAAGGAGTAGAGGCCAGAAGAAGGTAATTGCAGGAGACAAAAGCATACCTGTATAAAGTATATTCCGCCATTAACTGAAATGTATACAATCCTGAGCTTATCTGTTTGAAGGTTTCTTGCCTGTCAATGAAAAGGAATGAAGGTCAGAATTTTCAATGTTCATATATAGTTcaatcaaatttaaaatatataaatatatatatatatatatattcaaagaATTTAGGTGTTTGTACATAATATCCTTTTAATATTACATGTGGTATACCATGGGCTATGCCACTATGGAACTATAACCGTGATAGTTTGAAAATAAGTGCTCTATACATGCACGATAGAAGGTGACCTTATGTAGGAAGATTATTAAACCACCAATAGAAGGTTTTATTTCTTATCTTATGGTTCCCATATTTACTGGAGCCTATTGCAAAAACTTTGAAGTTCCCAAAAACATTCATGGTTTTTACAGGTTTCCATGGATTTCCATTACCTTCCATGATATACTTCCACGCCAATGGAAGAGCAAAATCCACAGTGAACCAACTTCCAACCTTAGGTGAGAGAATTGATCCCATTATGATTACAAAAGGCTATCAGACCAAATgcaaataagaaaattaatattACCACTTGCCTGATGATATATCTCTGCCCAAAATAGGACAAGTAGGGTGTAGGTTGAGAAAAATAGCAGTCCAGGAAGATCCACCAGCACAAAAATTAAGACCTGATCCAAGAAACAGCCATCCCTCATCAATACAACGGGTTGGGACTATAAATGCTACTTAACACAAAACAACCTATATTCTCCATTAAGCCATTACAAATTCACCATCTGCAATAATGAGATCAAAAAACAGTAGGAATTTCCTAGCCAGTTCGTTGAATGGTTGAAGCATATGTTAATTGTTTCACATAAGTTCCACTTGATTGGAAAAACCTGGTCACTGGCGATAATTAATATGAAGGAAACAACACCACCACATTATTAAACTATCTGTGGTTTCCAAAGGAACTTGATGGCAAAAAATCATCTGAATCATGGATACATAATGTTTTGACCAAGGAACACTTCTTCTACAGAACACATTTGACCTTGTAGACACATCATGCTCAAATTGCACTTTTCATTCAACATATCTGAAATATATGACCATGTATATGTATCATGCTTTCGTTCTCAATACGATCACTTCAAAAGGTGTTGTTTCAAATTTGACTTTCaataatgagccactttaatcaAACATTTTAAGAATAACAAATTAACAGATGAAAAGACTAGAACGTAGAAACATATGTCGCATTGGTATGGGTGCAGGAGTCAGAATCTAACAAGGACACTCAGAAAAGccttaacaaaataaaaatagaattcaAGGACTCAAGAAGTACATTTAATTTAgactttaaatattttaaagtTTGGTTCACATCATATATTGATACAAACAATTCTACAATCTCTATGGGAGAGATCAAATTGTTTACATATATGTATGTCTAACTAAGTTGAATTTATATTAGTCATAGAAATCTAGGTGTCCATGCTGTACCTGTGGGAATCTTTTCCACAAGTGCAAAATGCATAAATACAGCTACTATTTAGAAGTGACCAGGCAACATAGGTAAAAACAAAGGAAGCATTCTGATTGATCTCTTTTTTCCAATAGATGTATTCTGATAAATCTTTGACCGTTCCAATAGAGAGCTCTGTATTCTGTCCCAATGAGAATCCTTCAATCCTACTAAGATTAGAATAAAATGATTTAGGTACTCTCTCTGCAACATGAAGCTCCGGTCCAAGATTTTCTTCAACTATAAAAAGCAGCTTCTCTTGGATTATATGAAACTGGTTAAAATCCTTGATCTTAAAACTGATTTATCACATGAATTTGTCATTTATTAGTATTTTTCACCCTCTACCTTTATCATTTATTACTATCTACATACATAACTAATATCATTTCCTAGATATTATTATGGGGGCAATGTTTCTAGATGAGCATCTCTCGTGGATTACCTCTTGACAACATCATTACTTGTTTTTTGTCTACCACATGGCAGTTTAGTTAGTGCTCAGTGTGAACAGGTTGTCTGCATCATACTTGACTCATTTGTTTAGTTTCAGCATTCCAGGGAAAAGGTTCAGTACATGGTGGGTGATCAGAATTTGGAAGATGGCTGAGCCACATGATCCCCTATCGATCCAATGGTTAGAATTCCACACCAGCCGTTCCCCAGGTCGATGGTTGATAATACAAGATGTTCTGTGGCTTCGGCCATATGTTGAGAAAGCCACAGCATTTAAAATATAGCCAATTCTAGGTGTGCTCCATCTATGTTGAATTTCCACATCAGCCATCACATGGCCACCAAGCTTCCCTTCAAATTACTATTTTTGTCACTCAGCATCTTCCAATCAACTGTTCACTTTGGTAACCAAAACAATTAACTACATAAGTTGCTTATTTCATGATCCCTTTCATCATATCAAATTTCATTTATTAATAGAAATATTATACTTGTAATAgtcaacttaattccaaaatgAGCCTGACTTTCTGTAGGCCACTACTACTCAAACTGCAGTCGTATCATGTCTGAAATTTGATGCCATGTTGATGCATACAATCTAAtcctttattttgatttaagGTAACATTATTGAGATAAGCATATTTTTTCTGGTCTTTCTTTGGGTTTTGGACTTCCTAAAGTATTTCAGTGCATGTAGTCTCGAATTTTGATTCCTCTGGTGATTTTCACTCTTCTTCCTCCTACAGGAGTAGGAGCATCAATGATCAGAGGAGGACTTGACCATCAGAGCATTCTGTTTTACACCTCTGTCTGCAAATCTTGTCTTTCAAGCATAAAATGTGGCATCTCAAACAAGGTACTTTGACCTATGACTGGATTTCCATTGAATCAGGGACTCACAATAGAATAGAGTAAAAATATTGACTTAAAAAATGCATTTGAACTGCATtgaatcaaaaaataaaactaacctTTGGCTTCAAAAGAAATACCATCTTGTGAAATCCAAAAACAATTGCACGCACTGCAATGTGCAAACTCACAATTAGggtaaagaaataaaattgaaactgaTACATCGACATGGATACATTTAAAGTCACCTCCGTTTACAATGAAATTCATAagatgaaaaaccttctgtgtAGTCCAACCGTATTCCGGCACTCGCATTTCAATTCTAATTAATTGAATCTGCACAACATTagcaaagaaaaagacaagATCATAAGAATGCCATGGTAAACTCTGTTGACCACTCGAACATCTAGAAACCGAAAAGGGTCCTACTTTGTAAAGCTCTAGACGTTCTCAACTAATAGCAGCAGAAGAAacaatgaagaggaagaagaaaattctTGAACTTCAACAACCACATTATTCCCCATCTAACTGTAGAAAATCCATAACCGA
This genomic window from Macadamia integrifolia cultivar HAES 741 unplaced genomic scaffold, SCU_Mint_v3 scaffold2215, whole genome shotgun sequence contains:
- the LOC122066068 gene encoding ABC transporter C family member 10-like, with amino-acid sequence MSGENGCRCVMLAWLRSLHLLIRGSSKLVGRNLFSRLKQLVMEMASRVLCSGYKGSFTFLFSGFLILERHIYRPNTQLVLHGISRTFEGGHKLGIVGRTGSGKTTLISALFRLVEPSGGKIIIDGLDISTIGLHDLRSCIGIIPQDPTLFNGTLRYNLDPLSQHNDQEIWEVLGKCQLQEAIQEKEGGLDSLVLEDGSNWSMGQRQLFCLGRAILRRSRILVLDEATASIDNLTDSILQKTIRTEFADCTVVTVAHRVPTVMDCTMVLVLRDGKLEEFEEPIKLMKKEGSLFGQLVMEYWSYLHSAESRLKS
- the LOC122066069 gene encoding tobamovirus multiplication protein 1-like; protein product: MPPKSSGKKRREGEITRMSLNMSFTEVGPLLSNWWDDINHSTAWQDGIYFSLCAAYALVSAVALIQLIRIEMRVPEYGWTTQKVFHLMNFIVNGVRAIVFGFHKMVFLLKPKVLIFVLVDLPGLLFFSTYTLLVLFWAEIYHQARNLQTDKLRIVYISVNGGIYFIQVCLWIYLWINDNSVVEAIGKIFIAVVSFAAALGFLLYGGKLFFMLRHFPIESKGRRKKLHEVGSVTAICFTCFLIRCFVDALSAFDSYASLDVLYHPVLNFIYYMLAEVLPSALVLYILRKLPPKRISTQYHPTH